In Anaerolineae bacterium, the following proteins share a genomic window:
- a CDS encoding Gfo/Idh/MocA family oxidoreductase — MPTRIGFIGVGLIATSHLENLAAMEGVEIVALCDLSPAALEKAQRRFGGQTYADHR, encoded by the coding sequence ACCAGGATCGGATTCATCGGAGTCGGACTGATAGCCACCTCGCACCTGGAGAACCTGGCGGCCATGGAGGGGGTGGAGATCGTGGCGCTATGCGACCTGTCGCCGGCGGCGCTGGAGAAGGCCCAGCGCCGCTTCGGAGGACAGACGTACGCTGATCACCGGC